In Zingiber officinale cultivar Zhangliang chromosome 9B, Zo_v1.1, whole genome shotgun sequence, the genomic window TTCAATGTCAAAAGAGCAAAACTAGGGAAAAAATGCAACAACTGTACCTTAGTAGCAGATTACAGCAATCTGATATGTAATAATACCATTTTCAGTAACAATCATTAAACACCAAAACTACCACAACAAGCCATGTGTCCTGACTATCCAACTATTTCGAGTTAATTATATGGACCTCATGAGTCATGACACCATTGATTTCTATACAGACAACATCATCAGTGGCGACTAGGACAAGGTAGTGGGAGAACATGTAAAGATAATGGAGCCAGTTCAATATGAATAAAATCCACCtttttagttgtagttaagtttGTACAACAAACAAAGAAGCTCAAGATCTACAAAGTCAGAAAAGTTCCGATGTGGAAATAATGGTCTGGTttcaaaatcaaaagaaataaacttgTCAAAATGTAATATttataactaagttttgataatatGACAACATGAAACAAGACCATCTACAATAACAGCCATCAAATGCTGAAGTGCCACAAGTCATATGCCTCAACTACCCAACCATTGGGAGTTGAATACATGGACCTTGTAGAGTCACCGGTCTCTACATAAAGCAATATAGCAATGATTACCTATGTCAAGTTGGTTGGAGAGCATGAAAAACAATGGAAGTGGTTCAAAAATCACTTGTATTTAAGTTTGTAAAACCATCAAGGAAGTTCAGATTTTGAAGATAGTATAGTTCTGGTAAGAAGATAAAGGTTGATCAAAATAAAGAAACTACTACAATATGACTTTTAAGTAGTATCTTTGAATTCGAAGAGTTCATtggatcaatttaaattgattttatctcGGTCCAATTGGTTGCTTGAACTcaatttgaatttaattggggTATTGGATTTTATTCCAGGGAATGAGGTTTGAGGCTTTGAGCTAGCTACGGTTAATGTTGGATATAAACTGGAAGAATCAAGACCCAATTTGGAAACTAGGCTGGCTCCAAAATTTAGATCGACTGAGTTGGATTGGAATCAATAACTGTCAATCCGAGTTGTTCCATTTCTCAAATGTGATTACTTAAGGATGAACAAACAGATGAGAACAAAGATAATAGCAAagaaatgaaataaataaataaaagtctATGGAATTATATAATTTGGGTTTAGAACCAGATGAACCTActttataattttcatttaatttataattacaCATAGTGAGGACTCTAGAATTTTGTTAATGGTTCTAACAATGGAACTGGAAAATACAGTGAAGCAATTGTGTGTGTACATGCAAAATCATATTATCTATGCTCATGTGATGATGTGACAGAAATAGAATGAAACAATTATGCATGTTATACCATGCAATTATATCATGTTGTAATATCAAATCATTATCTTAAGTTGTGGGGTATCATGCAGTTTCTCATGTGGGGTATCATGCTTAATTGCAAATATGTCTATCATAGTACAATTGGCTATATGATTATCTGTTCTATTTACTTATGACATGTATAAATTAGATGCGGTGATATCTACATGTCAGTATAGCAGATGATTGTGTTGTACTTATTAGGAGCATAGGGCAGACATGATAATCTAATTATTCATGGCCTTTATGTATATGACTCGTGTGACCAGAAACTACAAGCTGTACGAGACATTGGAGCAACATAACCTGGACTAAATCAGAAATCATATCCATATTAACACAGACACATGGTGCCACTCTCAGTAGTAACTTTAGGAGTGCAGAAGGTAAACCCACAGATCCATGATTCACCCCTGATTGATGTCTAGCGTATCCTATGAAGGTTTACCTTATGATAGCTTGTACAGTGAAGTTGAGATGCAATACACACATCATGTATTTTCATTATTCCATTTGCCCTGATGATACACCCTTGatgttaaatttatttatacCTATGTTAAGAATTCTTCTAATTCCTACTTGGCACATTTTAGCCTTATTGCTTGCTCTGCCTCCTATTTGAAGAATGACTATTAGTTAGTTGCACTGGGCATTAGGATTATATCCAGACTGCATGACAAAAACTAATGAACGTGCCATGgcaattaaaaaattatcaatttgAATTGAATATTAGCAGTCAGCCTAAGATAGAGGCCAATGTAGGAATACGATCCATATGGCCAACTTAAAATAGTTAGAGTAAGGTAAACATGGCTTGGTGATGATTAAAACCACAATGACAATTCATAGCAATTAAACACAATGAATTACCCAAGAAAAATCATCCACAATGTGGAGTACTTGAGGAAAAAACCTCAATAAAATTTGTAGAAGCTGGAGAGGTAAAGGTACCTCATTCTCCACAAGAAGATGCTTTAGCGGCATTGGAAGGAACGGAAGGATAGATGCTCCTAAAATTTCAACCATGCGATGAATGAATGATGTGATCTGCAACCACAACATATTATTAATTATTGAAGGACGAAAAGCACATTGCAAAGATTCTTTGCATGACCTTATTTCTCAAAGCTCTAATATTTGGAAATGAGACGAGAATTTCCAAGACAATCCCCAATGTCtgcaaaataaaaagaagaggaatcTCAAATGTATATTTATAAGGTCGTGATTGAAACCAATCATCTTCCTTCAATTACATAAAACCAATTTTCTTCCATTACACAAATGTAGTTAAAACTTAAAAGAATATGTACAAAAAAAGTATGTATGCCTCGGATGTTTACTAGCCTTTTTAAACATAATTCCAATGGCTGGGCGGCTACTCATAGCAAGTCGCTCATTAAAACCCTGTTTATAAGAAATATAAACAAACAGAGGTTCAGATTTGTTTatacaaatatattaaaaaaaatacagcaAGATGACCAATTTCAAGTCAGAGAAATTTGATACAATTACTACTAAATATAAAATAAGTCCAATATAAGGCAGATTGTCAGGTTTATAGATATCCAACCATAGTTGATTGACCTAGTCAAACTATATAGTACTGTCCTTGACTGGTCAAGTATTATCTCTAGAACTTTTACATTTGATTAAGGGGCACACAATAGTCAAACACGAAATTTGAATATTATATTTGttgatatttgttctttattgaaAAATCAATGAAAAGTCGTACCTTGCAAACATCTAGATCATCAAACTTGCTTATTTGTTCACTTATTTTGGTATTGCTAATGTTAAATTTCATATGTATGTTTTTTACTACAATAAACTGAAATTCTTAAATTCTAACCCTTGTACTAGAAGACAGAAATTCAAGTTACAAATTAATTCAAACTAACCCTCACTAAAAAGTAAACAAAACTAAATTATTCTGCAAAAAACAAAGAATTATAACAACCTGCAATGGCCAATCTGTTTTCTTTTTCACTTTAAAAACCAAAGCATCAAAGGAAAAAACTTATAGGAATTTTAGCTCTTTCCCTTTAAGAGAACCTCCATCATTCCTGAAATTCATAAGGGCAGTGTACCAAGCCTTTGATATGCCAAGTAACAACACCAGAACATatgatatataaactatacacaaaatttaataggaaaaaaaaacttCTCTAACATCAGATAAGCGCTCCCCTTTCTTGAATCATGAGGAACAATCAACTTCCATAATTGTAAACAAATCAGAAAGAACATTTTCATTATTGGTATTATACAATGCTATAAAACACAAATTTAGAAAAATGAAATTCTAACTGCTCTTAGAAAAATACATATCAACAATTcagaatacaaaacaccacacCTTGCTTAAAGCATTCAAAGCCATAATAATTTGCTGGATGGTTGAGGCTTTTGCTGATGATTCTTCTAGGCCCTGTGCTTTGGCATCTGAAAGAAGCCCCTTCAGCTGGATTAAAAAAGCATCAGTCAGCTTATTGGTTATTGACCAGATGATGTGAAATAATTACAAAAATCAGCCAGAAAATGgaccaaagaaaagaaagaaattatTCAGATCCAATTTTAACCTTTTGAGAAAGAGGATCAAGAAGTGCTGCCAAATACTCAGATTGCTTTTCTGGGGAAACATCTTCCATCCCAATCAATAATCCAATTGCCTATAAATCCAAAAAGAAATAGGCAAAGAAATGAAAATGTTTTGTCAACAAAAGGAGACAACAGAGACGACATTTCAACACTGAGACCTCAAATGTTTGGCTACCATCTTCAGAACCTGAACACTTAAGATATTTGGAGCTCCAATCTGAACTAGTGAATTGAGCCACAATATCCTGCAATCCCTGGGAATAGAATAAACATGTGAAACAATAAACAAGTAAGAAATATGCATATATATGAGAAACAAGACCATGACAGAAGAGGAGACATACTTGCAAAATCACATCCAGATAAGGCACAAACTTAGCTTTCAGTAACTTGACAGATCTCATGAAAAGATAACTAGCTCGTCTGCTCACATTAAGATTTGGATGGCGTATACCTCTTTCATCCAAGAAGACAGCTAGTACATGAGGTATATATTGAGCATTATCTTGAACAAACTTAATAAACCTTGAGACTGTCTCAAGGTAGATCAGTGCAACAAGACGATGATTATGGCAAGGAAATCGTGCTGAAAGGAGCAACTGCACCAACTCACCCAACGAACCATTGCCAGTTCTAGCTTCTTCTTTTATTGTCTCACCCAACCTGTAGAATAAAGTAAGCATCGCTTCTACATCCTCCACACTACTTTTGGAAGAAGACAAGGCTGTAATTgctaaattttgaataaaaagcTGGGTCACACTTGGTGCCACTCGGCAAATGCTAGAAAAGAGTATTAATAGTTCTTTCCGATGTTCTCCCATCTGATCCTCTTCCTCTTTACCAATCTTATCTGGTAAATCAAGATTGTTCCTGTACATAGGATCATAGAGAATTTGCACTCTAATAGCTTCAAGGATCTGACTAAGGTACATTGCTTGTTTTGCAGAATGGGACTTCATAGCGATCACATAATCTGACAGAAAAGCAACAACATTACTTAACTCCATTTCCTCACTTTCTTGCATCACATACAAAATAGAAGGCAAGGCCTCGTCGAGAAGATTGAGAGGTGAATAACCATCCGTATCCGCAGAGCCCAACCTCTTGTAGCATTCGAGAGCCTCAGCAGCATAACCAGTGACCAAAGCTGGAACCTTCTGGACCAAATCAGGATTGGCAAAAATCCTACTTAGTCGAAGACTGCTGAGAAGAGCCATTTTCTGGCGATGATCCATTCTCTTGAGAACGATTGCAAGAACACAGCTACCAGCAGCAGCCCTGAGTTGATCAGTTGAGCTAGGAGCTAGAATGAGGTCGAAGAGGAGAGGGACGAAAGCATCATTGGCGACCAGACCAATGTCGATCCAAGTGATGTAACGCCGCATGGTGTCGAGTACTAAAGTGACAAGGGAAGGGTCCGAGGAATTGTAGAGCGACACCGCGTCGTACCAGTGGCGGGCAATCTGAGGGACGCATTGCTGGCGCATGGTGTCCTTAACCTGGGAAGCAGCGGAGACCTCCTCGGAGGAGCGGGGATAGTCGAGGCTGAGAAGGTCATCATCGAGAGCGGCAAGGAAGCGGGCAAACATGTCAATGGAAGCGGGGTCGGCAGCGGGGAGAGAGGGGAGTACGCAGAGGAAAGGATCTGGCCAGGATGAGGCAGGGTACTCATGGCGGATAAGGGCGGCAACGGCCTGGGCGAGCTTATTCCTGAGGAAAGGAGGGGAGGCGATGGGGAGAGGGCGATCGGAGGCAAGGGAGAGCA contains:
- the LOC122023408 gene encoding exportin-T-like isoform X2, which codes for MDDLEKAILLAYEPSVADSTLRAQAIAFCDRVKADASALIRLCLDRLQRSPLVPVQFWCLQALHDVILLRYSSIPPADLPLLRSAMLSLASDRPLPIASPPFLRNKLAQAVAALIRHEYPASSWPDPFLCVLPSLPAADPASIDMFARFLAALDDDLLSLDYPRSSEEVSAASQVKDTMRQQCVPQIARHWYDAVSLYNSSDPSLVTLVLDTMRRYITWIDIGLVANDAFVPLLFDLILAPSSTDQLRAAAGSCVLAIVLKRMDHRQKMALLSSLRLSRIFANPDLVQKVPALVTGYAAEALECYKRLGSADTDGYSPLNLLDEALPSILYVMQESEEMELSNVVAFLSDYVIAMKSHSAKQAMYLSQILEAIRVQILYDPMYRNNLDLPDKIGKEEEDQMGEHRKELLILFSSICRVAPSVTQLFIQNLAITALSSSKSSVEDVEAMLTLFYRLGETIKEEARTGNGSLGELVQLLLSARFPCHNHRLVALIYLETVSRFIKFVQDNAQYIPHVLAVFLDERGIRHPNLNVSRRASYLFMRSVKLLKAKFVPYLDVILQGLQDIVAQFTSSDWSSKYLKCSGSEDGSQTFEAIGLLIGMEDVSPEKQSEYLAALLDPLSQKLKGLLSDAKAQGLEESSAKASTIQQIIMALNALSKGFNERLAMSSRPAIGIMFKKTLGIVLEILVSFPNIRALRNKITSFIHRMVEILGASILPFLPMPLKHLLVENEPEDMVDFLVLANQLICKFSTSLEPILEDIFPAIASRLIEILPRDAFSSVPGCITEEVRELQDLQRTLYTFLHVMANHNLSLVFIAPSCWRFLDVIMQLLLITACSHKDILLRKMCVQIFVKLIKDWCTSCNGDDMVPGFRSFIIEKFAINCCLHSVLDKSFDFRDANSTDDLKAMKSFYHLLIENLRQQQNGSLVFR
- the LOC122023408 gene encoding exportin-T-like isoform X1; the protein is MDDLEKAILLAYEPSVADSTLRAQAIAFCDRVKADASALIRLCLDRLQRSPLVPVQFWCLQALHDVILLRYSSIPPADLPLLRSAMLSLASDRPLPIASPPFLRNKLAQAVAALIRHEYPASSWPDPFLCVLPSLPAADPASIDMFARFLAALDDDLLSLDYPRSSEEVSAASQVKDTMRQQCVPQIARHWYDAVSLYNSSDPSLVTLVLDTMRRYITWIDIGLVANDAFVPLLFDLILAPSSTDQLRAAAGSCVLAIVLKRMDHRQKMALLSSLRLSRIFANPDLVQKVPALVTGYAAEALECYKRLGSADTDGYSPLNLLDEALPSILYVMQESEEMELSNVVAFLSDYVIAMKSHSAKQAMYLSQILEAIRVQILYDPMYRNNLDLPDKIGKEEEDQMGEHRKELLILFSSICRVAPSVTQLFIQNLAITALSSSKSSVEDVEAMLTLFYRLGETIKEEARTGNGSLGELVQLLLSARFPCHNHRLVALIYLETVSRFIKFVQDNAQYIPHVLAVFLDERGIRHPNLNVSRRASYLFMRSVKLLKAKFVPYLDVILQGLQDIVAQFTSSDWSSKYLKCSGSEDGSQTFEAIGLLIGMEDVSPEKQSEYLAALLDPLSQKLKGLLSDAKAQGLEESSAKASTIQQIIMALNALSKGFNERLAMSSRPAIGIMFKKTLGIVLEILVSFPNIRALRNKITSFIHRMVEILGASILPFLPMPLKHLLVENEPEDMVDFLVLANQLICKFSTSLEPILEDIFPAIASRLIEILPRDAFSSVPGCITEEVRELQDLQRTLYTFLHVMANHNLSLVFIAPSCWRFLDVIMQLLLITACSHKDILLRKMCVQIFVKLIKDWCTSCNGDDMVPGFRSFIIEKFAINCCLHSVLDKSFDFRDANSLILFGEIVLAQKVMYEKLGSDFVVYFVSSGLQGVNCPHELVEQYYEKLQTDDLKAMKSFYHLLIENLRQQQNGSLVFR